The Gammaproteobacteria bacterium genome has a segment encoding these proteins:
- a CDS encoding prepilin-type N-terminal cleavage/methylation domain-containing protein: MLSTAAARLAPRSAQATPTAQAGFSLLELAIVLLIMGLLLGGLIMPLSTRVDQQRVVETTRQLEEIRAALAGYALAHDALPCPATPGSNGQSAPSATGCVTQHGFVPAVTLALGGARNDDQLLLDAWGNPLRYSVSASDADGDGNWDFVRPGEMRNVTVAALLPDLRVCTTAAGSSPTACASNATTVVATAPAVVLSMGKDWASPGSADQQANVGASLGGGPSGRSYPVAANGVFVSRSASAATGNEFDDLVTWISPAALYGQMVAAGRLP; this comes from the coding sequence ATGTTGAGCACTGCCGCTGCACGGCTTGCGCCCCGATCCGCTCAGGCGACCCCGACCGCACAGGCCGGCTTCAGCCTGCTCGAGCTGGCGATCGTGTTGCTGATCATGGGACTGCTGCTCGGCGGGCTGATCATGCCGCTCAGCACTCGCGTGGACCAGCAGCGCGTCGTGGAAACCACGCGGCAGCTCGAGGAGATCCGCGCCGCGCTCGCCGGCTATGCGCTCGCCCATGACGCCCTGCCTTGCCCCGCGACGCCGGGCAGCAACGGCCAGTCCGCACCGTCGGCCACCGGGTGTGTCACGCAGCACGGCTTCGTGCCTGCGGTGACCCTCGCTCTGGGCGGCGCGCGTAACGACGATCAACTGCTGCTCGATGCCTGGGGCAACCCGCTGCGCTATTCGGTGAGCGCGAGCGATGCCGACGGCGACGGCAACTGGGACTTCGTCCGCCCGGGCGAGATGCGCAACGTCACCGTGGCCGCGCTCCTGCCGGACCTGCGCGTGTGCACCACCGCGGCCGGTTCCTCGCCGACCGCCTGCGCGAGCAACGCGACGACGGTGGTGGCGACGGCTCCGGCGGTGGTGTTGTCGATGGGCAAGGACTGGGCGTCGCCCGGTTCGGCCGACCAGCAAGCGAATGTCGGCGCCAGCCTCGGCGGCGGGCCTTCCGGGCGCAGCTACCCGGTGGCCGCCAACGGGGTGTTCGTCAGCCGCAGCGCTTCGGCAGCCACCGGCAACGAGTTCGACGATCTTGTGACCTGGATCTCACCGGCGGCGCTCTACGGGCAGATGGTCGCGGCGGGGCGCCTGCCGTAG
- a CDS encoding prepilin-type N-terminal cleavage/methylation domain-containing protein, whose protein sequence is MGASGRQQGFTLVEIAIVLVIIGLLIGGVLKGQEMITNAKVTKVENDFKGITAAILAYQDRYGVLPGDDPAAATRFPGTWTPADNGNGNGVVQGAWDSTNNAQETRKIWKHLRGAGFIKGPVDGTAASYQQPTHAFGGLIGFEQGVYNLSGHVVVFGALPGNIDQIVEARGDDGRPSAGSIQGHATQNTYNIASNYNLAFRF, encoded by the coding sequence ATGGGTGCATCGGGCAGGCAGCAAGGCTTCACGCTGGTGGAAATCGCCATCGTGCTGGTGATCATCGGTTTGTTGATCGGCGGCGTGTTGAAGGGTCAGGAGATGATCACCAACGCCAAGGTCACCAAGGTGGAGAACGACTTCAAGGGCATTACGGCCGCGATCCTGGCCTACCAGGACCGCTACGGCGTGTTGCCCGGCGATGATCCGGCAGCCGCCACCCGCTTTCCGGGTACCTGGACACCGGCCGACAACGGCAACGGCAACGGCGTGGTGCAGGGCGCCTGGGACAGCACCAACAACGCGCAGGAAACCCGCAAGATCTGGAAGCATCTGCGCGGTGCCGGTTTCATCAAGGGCCCGGTGGATGGCACCGCGGCGAGCTATCAGCAGCCGACGCACGCGTTCGGCGGCCTGATCGGCTTCGAGCAGGGCGTGTACAACCTGAGCGGGCACGTGGTGGTGTTCGGCGCGCTGCCCGGGAACATTGACCAGATCGTCGAAGCGCGCGGCGACGACGGCCGGCCTTCGGCGGGTTCCATCCAGGGCCACGCAACCCAGAACACCTACAACATCGCTTCCAACTACAACCTCGCCTTCAGGTTCTGA
- a CDS encoding D-2-hydroxyacid dehydrogenase, with the protein MQAVFLDFATFGPADLDCSPLTGLMPGIRLHDDSPQMTLAGRLRDAEVVIVNKVVLDARILALAPQLKLICCAATGTDNVALEVARTRGIAVTNIRDYCAPSVTQHVFALMLALTQRLREYDRLLAGGAWAASRSFCLLDYPFHELRGRTLGVVGLGALGRSVAQVAQAFGMEVIAAQRPYAASAGGGQTHGIRRVAFTELLSSSHVVSLHCPLTAETRRLIDADALARMRRDALLINTARGALVDPAALLCALHNGAIAGAGIDVLEQEPPASDEALVAARLPNLIVTPHIAWAAREARERALAEIAANIEAFLSGTRRNRVD; encoded by the coding sequence ATGCAGGCGGTCTTCCTCGATTTCGCAACCTTCGGCCCGGCGGACCTCGATTGCTCGCCGCTGACGGGCCTGATGCCCGGAATCCGCCTGCACGACGACTCACCGCAGATGACCCTCGCCGGACGGCTGCGCGATGCCGAAGTGGTGATCGTCAACAAGGTCGTGCTCGACGCGCGCATCCTGGCGCTGGCACCGCAACTGAAGCTGATTTGCTGTGCGGCCACCGGCACCGACAACGTGGCGCTCGAGGTCGCGCGCACACGCGGCATCGCCGTCACCAACATCCGGGATTACTGCGCACCGTCCGTGACGCAGCACGTCTTTGCCCTGATGCTCGCCCTGACGCAGCGCCTGCGCGAATACGACCGGCTGCTCGCCGGCGGCGCCTGGGCGGCGAGCCGCAGTTTCTGCCTGCTCGACTATCCCTTCCACGAACTGCGCGGGCGTACGCTGGGCGTCGTGGGCCTCGGTGCACTCGGGCGCAGCGTCGCACAGGTGGCGCAGGCCTTCGGCATGGAGGTCATCGCCGCGCAGCGTCCCTACGCTGCCTCCGCCGGCGGGGGGCAGACGCACGGGATCAGGCGGGTGGCCTTCACCGAGCTTTTGTCCAGCTCCCATGTGGTGAGCCTGCACTGCCCACTCACCGCGGAAACGCGGCGGCTGATCGACGCGGACGCGCTGGCGCGAATGCGCCGCGACGCGCTCCTGATCAACACCGCGCGCGGGGCGCTGGTCGATCCGGCCGCATTGCTGTGCGCCCTGCACAATGGAGCGATCGCCGGCGCGGGCATCGATGTACTCGAGCAGGAACCGCCGGCCAGCGATGAAGCGCTGGTCGCGGCGCGACTGCCGAACCTGATCGTGACGCCGCACATCGCCTGGGCAGCCCGCGAGGCGCGCGAGCGCGCGCTGGCGGAGATTGCCGCCAACATCGAGGCCTTCCTGTCCGGCACGCGGCGCAACCGCGTAGACTGA
- a CDS encoding type II secretion system F family protein codes for MSAYAYHALDSGGRVVQGQIAALSEADLDGRLALIGLQLIRCRKLRGDGRVTGARVGRRELINFCFHLGQAHKAGLPLLDALGDLRESTGNAGFRVTLAALCLAVESGRSLSEAMAEFPATFDRVFVSLIRAGEQSGELTQVLAKMTDTLKWQDELVSQTKKLVLYPAFVGAVVAGVVFFLMLYVVPQLTEFLANMGQEMPLHTRALVAASAFVVAWWPALLALPVIAFFGARLALARSLTARRAFDRLKLRAWVVGPILEKIVMSRFVTYFQIMYASGITVVDALRTSRELAGNAVVADALDQASAFVEQGNALSAGIARAGLFPPLVVRMVKMGEDIGQLDEALLNVTYFYNREVQESVDRLQSMIEPAMTVILGLILGWVMMSVLGPIYETVGNLGAG; via the coding sequence GTGAGCGCCTACGCCTATCACGCGCTCGACTCGGGCGGGCGCGTCGTCCAGGGCCAGATCGCCGCGCTCAGCGAGGCCGACCTCGACGGCCGTCTCGCGTTGATCGGGCTGCAGCTCATCCGCTGCCGCAAGCTGCGTGGCGACGGCCGGGTGACCGGCGCCAGGGTGGGGCGGCGCGAGCTCATCAATTTCTGCTTTCACCTCGGCCAGGCGCACAAGGCCGGCCTGCCGCTCCTCGACGCGCTCGGCGACTTGCGCGAGAGCACGGGCAATGCCGGTTTCCGCGTCACGCTTGCCGCGCTGTGCCTTGCCGTGGAGAGCGGCCGCAGCCTGTCGGAGGCGATGGCGGAGTTTCCGGCGACCTTCGACCGGGTCTTCGTGAGCCTGATCCGCGCCGGCGAGCAGTCCGGCGAACTCACGCAGGTGCTCGCCAAGATGACCGACACCCTGAAGTGGCAGGACGAACTGGTCTCGCAGACGAAGAAGCTCGTGCTCTATCCCGCCTTCGTCGGTGCGGTGGTTGCCGGCGTGGTGTTCTTCCTGATGCTCTACGTCGTCCCGCAGCTGACGGAGTTCCTCGCGAACATGGGCCAGGAGATGCCGTTGCACACGCGGGCGCTCGTCGCGGCCTCGGCGTTCGTCGTGGCGTGGTGGCCGGCACTGCTCGCCCTGCCCGTGATCGCGTTCTTCGGCGCGCGCCTGGCGCTCGCCCGCAGCTTGACGGCGCGGCGCGCGTTCGACCGGCTGAAGCTGCGCGCCTGGGTGGTGGGGCCGATCCTCGAGAAGATCGTCATGAGCCGCTTCGTGACTTATTTCCAGATCATGTATGCCTCGGGCATCACCGTGGTGGATGCGCTGCGGACCTCGCGTGAGCTGGCCGGCAACGCGGTGGTGGCCGATGCCCTCGACCAGGCCAGCGCCTTCGTCGAGCAGGGCAACGCGCTGAGCGCGGGCATTGCCCGGGCCGGCCTGTTTCCGCCGCTCGTCGTGCGCATGGTCAAGATGGGTGAGGACATCGGGCAGCTCGATGAGGCGCTGCTGAACGTCACCTACTTCTACAACCGCGAGGTACAGGAGTCCGTCGACCGGCTGCAGAGCATGATCGAGCCGGCGATGACCGTGATCCTCGGCCTGATTCTCGGCTGGGTCATGATGTCGGTGCTCGGCCCGATCTACGAGACCGTCGGCAACCTCGGAGCCGGATGA